The window GAGCCTCGGTCTGGGCGCCGTAAAGAACATGAAGAACAAATCAACCGATGCGGCGGGTATAACCAATGTAATCTCCGGCAGATCGTCCGAGATCTCCGGCAATTTAAGTGAAATAATGGTCTCACTTCAGTTTCATGATATAACGCACCAGAAAATAGATCAGGCTTCAGGGGCATTGAAGAGTCTGAAAGAAATGTTGAAAAAGGAGGATGCAGAGGCCGGTGATGATAAGCGCCTTGAATCACTCTCTCAGGTTTTAGGTAATTGCAGACTTCTGAAAAGTGACATTTTATCTGTCAAAAGTGAGCTTGTTACCGCCGTAGATGATATTATTAATAATTTAAGGGGAATAGCCCGAAATGTGGCCCATCTGTCGTCCGATATCGGTAATGCGGCAGGCGCCGTCAGTGAAGATTATTCGGCCTTCTGGCTTGAAATGGATCAGGTTATGTCTTCTTTTACTACATCCATAAGAGAAGATGCCGATACGAGCGGAAAACTTTCCGAGGTAATGAGCTCCGTTGCAGGGACGGTGAGCAACATCTCCTTATATGTCAGTGATATAGAAGAAATCGGTTCCGACATCAGGCTCATTGCCTTTAATGCCAGGATCAAGGCGGCCCATGTGGGTAAAGAAGGCGCCTCCGTCGGACTTCTTGCTGAAAAAATCCAGAAACTTTCCGTTGATGCCGCTATTAAAACGAGCATTATCCTTAAGACCTTAAAGGGCATTTCTACCTATGCAAAAGAACTTTCGGCTTACGAAGCGTCGGGAACCAAGATTGAAGAGGTGGGCCTTGACGATGTAGTGAGCAGACTTATCGATATATTAAATCCTCTCCATATGGTGGATGACAAGATAATCTCTCACTTAAACACTATGGATACAAACAGTAATGAACTGGTCAAGGATATTGATACGCTTATCGGCGGCATAACGGTTCATGATAAGTCATCCCGTATTTTAGGCAGCGTTGTGGAAGATATTGATGATATTGAAATGAAAATTGTCGGCTCCTGTCCCGGTGTTGAAGCGCTTCCCGTCAGTGAATTAGCGGCAGAGAAAGGTAAAGAAAAAGAGGAAGAAAAAGGCGGTGAAAATGGCCTTGGAGAGAATATAGAACTTTTTTAAAAATTCATTGCAGTTCTGGACATGTGATAAAAGTATGGGAGGCTCCCTGTGGGAATTATTATTAAAAAAAATGTTCTTACCGTTGAAGGTGAAGATCTTGACATCTATATTGCCGATGAATTAAAAACTGCCCTGCTCGACCTTTATAAAAAGGGAAAGAAAAAAGTAAGTCTTGATCTTGTAAATGTGGAGAGAATTACCACTCCCGCCGCGCAGGTGATTTTGAGCGCAAAAAAAACATTTAGTGAAGTGAAAATTATCAATGCCGGAGGTTCAATCTCCCTTGATCTGAAAAATATAGGAGTCGAACTGTGAGTAAATTCGGTAAATTCAGACACAGGCTCGGAATATTCACCCTTTTAGCCGCGCTCCTTTCCATGGCATTATCTTTCTTTTTCTCCATAAAAGGTTTTCACTACCCTCTTGTCCTGTTCCAACCGGTGATCTTTGCCGCCCTCTACGTTACCGTTTTAAAACTATACCGTTCTAAAAAGAAACGCATTTTAGAGGGAGAAAAGAAACGTTACGATATTCTTGATGGCTACATTATGAAAATAAAGGAATCGGCTGAATATGGAATTAACCTCATTCCTGTGCTCATTAAGGCCCTTGAAGGCGTTGTTGCTCAGTCGGAAGACGCCGCGCTTACCATTGGGAACAATTTTGGTAAAATTATTAAAAGCAGTAAGGATGGCGCCGAAGAAGCCGATGCCGTTGTCGATTATCTTCTCGGCAGGAATGAAGGCGGTGAAAGTGATTTTGGACCGAGCTATTTAAAGGGAATTCTTGATGAAAACAAAAATTCCCTGAAAACGGCCCTTCAGGACCTGGAAAAACTGAGCGCCGCCAATGAAAAGTTTTTAAAGGAATTTTCGAATATTTCTGATGGATTTCTTGTTGAGACCCACAATAATCTCACACATTCCATCAGCAATGTAACTGACTCGGTTAATGTGCTTTCACGTATGTATAACGATATTTCCGACGAAATCGGCGCTGTTATTATTTCACTTCAGTTCCAGGACATAACGAAGCAGAAAGTGGAACATGTTATCGCTCCCCTTTTAAAGCTCCGGGAGAAGCTTGAAAGGGTCAGCCGCATTGCAACTATTGGTGACAAGCTTATTAACGAGTGGGAAGCAAAAGACCTCGTCATTGGTGATCTCGATGAAATGTATACGATGGAGGCTGAAAGAAGAGTAATGAATGAAGTTCTCCGGCAAAATGCGGAAGAAAAGGAGAGGGCTGAAAGTAAAAAAGCCGGGGAAGAAAAAGCGGAAGAGGAAGTGGTTGAAAAGAAAGATAGTGACCTCGATGACAATGTTGAACTTTTCTAAGCTGTTATTGAAAGGGTAGGGGCACTGTGAATTGTAATAAGAATAAAAATGTAAGGATCATTCAGGTGAAAGATGGATATAGAAGTTTCTGATGCAGCCCATGGTAAAGTAATACTCAAAGTAAAGGGAAACCTCGACTCCTACAGGGCCTCCATTGTATTTAAGGAGGCCCTGGACGACCTCTATCGCAGTGGTAAAAGAGATGTTGTTCTCGACCTCGATGACGTTGAAAAGATCAACAGTTTCGGCACGGGAAAGATACTCATGTTTTACAGGCGCTTTAAAAAGGATGACGGTGAGTTATACGTGAAAGTTCCTTTACATGGAAGGGTTAAAGAGGTTTTTGAAGAGTTGAAGCTCGATAAATTGCTTAAAGATTATAGCTGAATAGGAGGAGGACCTTAATATGTCGAAGACGATTCTTGCAGTTGATGATTCTGTAACCATGTTGCAGACAATCTCACTTGCGCTGGAAAAGGAGGGCTATAATGTCGTTACCGCTAAAGACGGGATGGATGCTCTCAATGTGCTGAAAGGGGGAGAAAAATTCCACGTCATTATTACTGATGTGAATATGCCTGTTATGGATGGAATAGCGCTCACAGCAGAAATCAGAAAGTTAAGCCAATATAAATTCACTCCCATTATCATTCTTACTACCGAGTCGCAGGCAGGAAAAAAAGATGAGGGCAAACAGGCCGGGGCCACGGGATGGATTGTTAAACCTTTTAAGCCGGAGCAGCTTATTGCCGTCGTAAGAAGGGTAAGTCCATAATAGCATTGTGCGGGTCGAATTTTTTTGCTCACTGCTTTTAATGCAGCACAGAATCAGCCTGAATGAATATGGATAGAGACTTCTGCAGCCGCTTATGGAGATGTCATGGATGATATTGATAAAATAAGAAGCTCCTTCTTCCTTGAAGCGGAAGAGATTATAGAAAACCTTGAGGCCCTTCTGCTCGATCTGGAAAACAATCCCGACGATAAAGAGATCCTCAATGCCGTATTCAGGAACATGCATACCTTAAAAGGTTCATCAAGTATTTGTGAACTGACTTCTCTCAGCAATATTTCCCATATCCTGGAGGACCTCCTCGATTATATCCGGTCCGAAAATATATCCCCTTCCATTGAAATAATGGACACGCTCTTCGAAGGATTGGATCTCGTTAAATCTGTTTTCTCGATGACCCGTGAAGGTTCACCTATTGATGAAAGCATTTACAGCAGTCTTGCCGAAAAAGTTAAGCAATTTCTTCCCGAAAAGAAAGAGGAGGCCGTGGTTGAAGAAAAGAAAAGCGTCGAAACCGCTGCCCATGCCGATTTTATTCAATCCCTTCCTGAGGACACAAAGGGAAGGGTGGTTTCTCATGCAGATGAAGGCAAAAGAATTTACCAGATAACCATGGCCCTTGAAGAGAGCTGCATGGCTCAGGGCATTGACCCTCTGCTGCAGATCAAGTCTCTTGCTTATGACGGTGACGTGCTTTATGTGAGCAGTAACAGCTCAAAAATACCGCTCCTTGATGAACTTGACCCCGTTCGTCTTTATATGGAAGATATCAAACTTCTTTATAGCACATCCCTTGGATTTGACGAAATTAATGATATTTTTGAATTTGCAAGAGAGACAGGCGCTATTGAAGTCCATCAACTCCTGCCGGCAGAACTGCAGGAGTATTTCGGTGTTGAATATGATGATTTCTGGCTTGAACAGCCGGAAAGGACAGAAGAAAAGGAAGAAGAAAACTCCGGTGATATTCTTGACCCTGCTGTCTATTTTGGGGAAACAAAAAAAATCCTCTCAAATTTAAATGATGACCTGAGGAAAATAGAGACGGAAGGTTCTGCCACTGAAGATATTGAGGGTGTTTTCCGGGCCTTTCACACTATCTGCGGTAATTCGCGTATGTTTGGTTTTCATGAAATAGCCAGCATTGCAGGTTTTTCCGAAACCATTCTCGACAAAATCAGGAACGGTGTTTCAGAGATGACACCGCAGGTTGCACAGATATTGTCTGACGCAGCCGGTGAGATTGCTGAATTTGTCGGTATGCGCCAGGAGCAACGATTGTATACGAGCCTTTCCCTTGACAGGGAAGGGGAGTCGGTAAAGAAACTGGGTGAAATACTCATTGAAATGGGAGAGCTCAGTGAAAAAGAGCTTGAAAAAGCGCTCCAAAACCAGGAAAAGCCTCTCGGAGAAATCCTGGTTAAGGAAGGGATTGTCAAGGAAGAAAAGGTTGAAAAGGCCCTTCAGAGGCAAAAGTCACTCGGCATTTCTACCCAGTCTGCAATCAGGGTTGATACGGACAAACTCGATAATCTTGTTAATATGGTGGGAGAGCTTGTCATCATCCAGACATTGCTCAGTCATAATGACGCCATTAAACACATTCATGACCATGGCTTCAGGAAAGTACTTTCCCAGATGGACAAGATTACGAGAGAAGTCCAGCAAAACGTCATGTCCATCAGGATGCTGCCCATTAAGGCCACCTTCCAGAAACTGATCAGGGTAGCGAGAGAGGTATCCAAACAGGAGGGCAAGACTGTTTCTATCGATATAGAAGGTGAAGAGACGGAACTGGACAAGACCGTTATCGATGAGATTGGTGATCCGCTCATTCATATTATGCGAAATGCCGTTGATCATGGTCTGGAATCGGAGAAAGAGAGAAAGGCCCGTGGGAAGGAGGCTGCCGGGACGGTAGCATTAAAAGCCTACCACCAGGGAGGAAATATTGTTATCGAGATTAGTGATGACGGTCGTGGCCTTGACAGGGATAAACTGTTACAAAAGGCCATAGAGCGGGGCCTGGTCAAAAGCGGTCAGGAGTTGACCGATGAACAGGTATACAACCTTATCTTTCTTCCCGGTTTTTCGACGGCAAAGATGATTACCGGTGTTTCAGGCAGAGGTGTCGGTATGGATGTGGTAAAGAGAAATGTGGAAAAACTTCGCGGAAGGGTCGATGTTAATTCTGAAAAAGGGAAGGGGTCGACCTTTGCCATAAGACTCCCTCTTACGCTGGCTGTTATAGACGGCATGGTCGTCAGAGTGGGCAGAGAACGTTACATTCTGCCCACCATTTCCGTAGTTGAATCTTTAAGGCCTGCCAGGGAGCAGGTTATTACCATCCAGGGAAGAGGAGAAATGGTTAAAATCAGGGAGGACCTTTTTCCCCTTATCAGGCTCCACAAATTGTTCAGAATGGAAGCGAATAATGAGAATCCCTGGGAATCCATGGTGATCCAGGTTGAAGGAGAGGGCGGGCGGGCCTGCCTGCTCGTCGATGAACTGTTGGGACAGCAGCAGGTTGTTATTAAGAGCCTTGGCGAAAGCTTTAAGAAAATAAACTATATATCGGGTGGAGCCATTATGGGAGATGGAAAGGTAGGTCTCATCCTTGATGCCGGTGGAATTATATCGGTTTGCACATGAATAATGAATACACCCGGGCAAGCGTTTGCAAGCCTCTCATAGTTATGCTTAACTTTATATGAGGGGAAATTATCGTTTTTTAAGAAAGGAGGAGGTATGGCTAAGGAAAGTGCAAAAACGACTGCAGAATCAACCGAAAAAGTGATAGATGGCGGGAAATTTCTTACTTTTCAACTCCAGGATGAAGAATATGGTCTTGAAATTCTTAAGGTAAGAGAAATTATCGGCATTATGGATATAACGACAGTACCTCAAACGCCTGATTATGTTAAGGGGGTTATTAACCTTCGCGGGCAGGTGATTCCCGTCATTGATCTGAGGCTCAAGTTTGGTCTTAAGGAGAGTGAATACGGGAAAAGGACCTGTATTATCGTCGTTGATGTGAATGGCGTCATGATGGGAATTGTTGTCGATACCGTTTCCGAGGTCATGGATATAGAGACCGTTGATATTGAAGCGACGCCTTCCTTCGGCACAACACTGAATACGGATTACATCCTGGGTATGGGTAAGGTTAAGGGTAAGGTCAAGATCCTTCTCGACATCAGCAAGGTGCTTACTTCCGAGGAACTGGTCATGATGGAGGAACTCCAGCGAAGGGAAACTAAAGGCAAGGATAATAGCTCCGGCTAATTCCCTCGTGGAGCATTTTTAATTTATTTTAACATGGGAGGCTAAAATGTTTGGAAATATGAGTCTTGGAAAAAAACTGATATCCGGTTTTATCGGCGTCGCCATCGTCGTTCTTATTGTTGGCCTTGTTGGTTACCGGGCAGCGACTGAAATGAAGCTTGGAACAGAAACGATAGTGCAGACCTTTCCCCTTTCTGATGCGGCCATGGAAATGGGGGCTGCCGTTGCCGGCGATCAATTGATTATTATGGATATCCTTGTTGTAGAAGACAATAAAGCCCTGGCGGAACACTGGAGGGAGCATGAAGACAATGTGGCGCTTTTCGATAAATACGTCGATGGCGTTATTAGTGGCGGCCAGGTAAATGGCGGCACCATTTATGCCGCGAAAGATGAAAAATTAAGGCAGCTTGTCAAGGATACCGACGGCTTTCATAATGATAAATTCCAGCCTCTTATCAAGCAGCTGTACGACCTGAAGGGAGAGGAAATTGCTCTCTCGGCAGAAGCGGAAAGAACGATGAGAACCCTTGAGGCTGCCTATGATGACGTCATGGAGGCTGCCGAGGGGTTAGAGGGCCAGGTCAAGGCCAGGATCAGGTCGCTTATCGCGTCCGGAACATCGGCCGAAAAGATAATGAAGAAGGAAAATAGCTGGGCCGATATGGCCATGGAGATAAAGACCACCCTTGCCGAGTCGAGGATACGCATTGAAGAGGCGGGACAGTCCTTTGAGGCGGGAGCCCTTGCCCAACTTAGCAATGAATATAATGAGCAGATGGATGCTTTCGATGTTTGGATCTCGGCGCTCATGAAGGGTGGGAGTACCGCCGAAGGTGAGATCTCGGCAATAGACAACCAGAATCTCAGAAATGTTGCTTCCGACATGGATAAGGTCCACGACCAGCGATTTAACCCTGCCGCAAGGAGGTTTCTTGAGATACAGAACAAACTTGCCGTCGTAAGGGCTGATATGGCAGAGGCCGATGAGGCGGCTGATGCTATCGGCGGCAAGATGCAGAGTTTGCTTGAAGCTGTTGAGGAGAGAGCCGGTCATACGGTGGATGAAGCCGCTGAATCTTCTGTTTCCGTTGCCGACACATCCATTACACAGATATTTACAGGTGTCGTCATCGGTTTTATCGTTGCCATCATTCTTGGCGTTCTTATTACCCGGAGTATTACCAGACCCATTAATGTCGTTATCGAAGGTGTTGGAGAAGGGGCTGAACAGGTGGCTTCAGCTTCAGCGGAAATTTCTTCTTCCAGCCAGTCGCTGGCGGAAGGGGCAACGGAACAGGCGGCGTCACTGGAAGAGACCTCCTCGTCACTTGAAGAAATGTCTTCTACGGTCCAGCAGAATGCCGACAATGCCGGACAGGCACAGCAGCTTTCGACTGTGGCCAAGGATACGGCCGTTAAGGGCGCTAATTCGGTAAACAAGATGATCGATGCCGTCAATGAGATTAACAAGAGCAGTGAAGAGGTATCGAAGATCATCAAGGTTATCGATGAAATTGCCTTCCAGACAAACCTGCTTGCCCTCAATGCAGCCGTTGAGGCGGCAAGAGCGGGAGAGCACGGGAAAGGTTTTGCCGTCGTTGCCGAAGAGGTAAGAAACCTTGCCGGAAGAAGCGCTGAAGCGGCCAAGACGACATCAGGTCTTATTGAGGAGAGTACGGGCAAGGCGAAGATGGGCAGTGAACTGGCTGCTGAATCGGGTGAAGTGCTTAATGAAATTGTGAGCAATACGACCAAAGCTTCAGACCTCATCTCTGAAATAGCCGCCGCTTCACGTGAACAGGCGGAAGGCATTAACCAGGTGACCAAGGCCGTTACACAGATGGACCAGGTAACGCAGCAGAATTCGGCCTTCTCCGAAGAGACGGCATCAGCCAGTGAGGAACTTTCTTCACAGGCGGAAAGTCTTAAAGACCTCGTTGACAGGCTCTCGGAAATCATTGGAGGGGCAGGCGCCGCAAGAACCGTGGCAACCGTTCACAGGGCTCCGGCAGTAAAGAAAATAGCAGGCCCGGCGGGTCCGGCGGGTCAGGCAAAAGCGGTTCCCGGCGCGCTTCACAAGGCCGCTGCACCGGCAAGAAAGGTGGCAACACAGAAAGTGGTCAAGCCCAATGAGGTTATCCCTATGGATGAGGAGGAGTTTAAGGAATTTTAATAATTCAGTCTAAATATTAATTTTTGGCATGTGCATTCTCTGCGGTTTGCCGTGGGGTGGTTGATTAATAAATTTTAAATGACAATTATTAAAAAAGGAGATGTTGCATGAAGAATTTATCAATTATTACGGTGGTATTTTTTGTGATCTTGTCAATGGTTCCCCAAAGCGCCCGGTCTGAAACAAAGTTGTCGGAAAATGTCAGTCTTGGCGCTGTAATAGAGGTCGAGGCCGGTGTTGTTAATGACGACTATCA of the Deltaproteobacteria bacterium genome contains:
- a CDS encoding methyl-accepting chemotaxis protein; translated protein: MELNSEDDIVKQSSTYSGSDNLISLSGLSDEIKCLADDLESVNGKTEVEFLSIGSNLNDFYSRVTEISTTASSSAELILGKEIARAIGDFQGLQDRVSGYLNRIKTEMDHCMVKLRDILKMIKSIKNPGKDLKEIAQMLQMLAISTRIVTVKLSRRDSSFNALADNIKSMSKLINSKSSDILEQAKSLSYLVNNAITTLRSLEDRQAVLAGDILNNTSLGLGAVKNMKNKSTDAAGITNVISGRSSEISGNLSEIMVSLQFHDITHQKIDQASGALKSLKEMLKKEDAEAGDDKRLESLSQVLGNCRLLKSDILSVKSELVTAVDDIINNLRGIARNVAHLSSDIGNAAGAVSEDYSAFWLEMDQVMSSFTTSIREDADTSGKLSEVMSSVAGTVSNISLYVSDIEEIGSDIRLIAFNARIKAAHVGKEGASVGLLAEKIQKLSVDAAIKTSIILKTLKGISTYAKELSAYEASGTKIEEVGLDDVVSRLIDILNPLHMVDDKIISHLNTMDTNSNELVKDIDTLIGGITVHDKSSRILGSVVEDIDDIEMKIVGSCPGVEALPVSELAAEKGKEKEEEKGGENGLGENIELF
- a CDS encoding STAS domain-containing protein, with amino-acid sequence MDIEVSDAAHGKVILKVKGNLDSYRASIVFKEALDDLYRSGKRDVVLDLDDVEKINSFGTGKILMFYRRFKKDDGELYVKVPLHGRVKEVFEELKLDKLLKDYS
- a CDS encoding response regulator, with translation MSKTILAVDDSVTMLQTISLALEKEGYNVVTAKDGMDALNVLKGGEKFHVIITDVNMPVMDGIALTAEIRKLSQYKFTPIIILTTESQAGKKDEGKQAGATGWIVKPFKPEQLIAVVRRVSP
- a CDS encoding chemotaxis protein CheA, translated to MDDIDKIRSSFFLEAEEIIENLEALLLDLENNPDDKEILNAVFRNMHTLKGSSSICELTSLSNISHILEDLLDYIRSENISPSIEIMDTLFEGLDLVKSVFSMTREGSPIDESIYSSLAEKVKQFLPEKKEEAVVEEKKSVETAAHADFIQSLPEDTKGRVVSHADEGKRIYQITMALEESCMAQGIDPLLQIKSLAYDGDVLYVSSNSSKIPLLDELDPVRLYMEDIKLLYSTSLGFDEINDIFEFARETGAIEVHQLLPAELQEYFGVEYDDFWLEQPERTEEKEEENSGDILDPAVYFGETKKILSNLNDDLRKIETEGSATEDIEGVFRAFHTICGNSRMFGFHEIASIAGFSETILDKIRNGVSEMTPQVAQILSDAAGEIAEFVGMRQEQRLYTSLSLDREGESVKKLGEILIEMGELSEKELEKALQNQEKPLGEILVKEGIVKEEKVEKALQRQKSLGISTQSAIRVDTDKLDNLVNMVGELVIIQTLLSHNDAIKHIHDHGFRKVLSQMDKITREVQQNVMSIRMLPIKATFQKLIRVAREVSKQEGKTVSIDIEGEETELDKTVIDEIGDPLIHIMRNAVDHGLESEKERKARGKEAAGTVALKAYHQGGNIVIEISDDGRGLDRDKLLQKAIERGLVKSGQELTDEQVYNLIFLPGFSTAKMITGVSGRGVGMDVVKRNVEKLRGRVDVNSEKGKGSTFAIRLPLTLAVIDGMVVRVGRERYILPTISVVESLRPAREQVITIQGRGEMVKIREDLFPLIRLHKLFRMEANNENPWESMVIQVEGEGGRACLLVDELLGQQQVVIKSLGESFKKINYISGGAIMGDGKVGLILDAGGIISVCT
- a CDS encoding chemotaxis protein CheW, with translation MAKESAKTTAESTEKVIDGGKFLTFQLQDEEYGLEILKVREIIGIMDITTVPQTPDYVKGVINLRGQVIPVIDLRLKFGLKESEYGKRTCIIVVDVNGVMMGIVVDTVSEVMDIETVDIEATPSFGTTLNTDYILGMGKVKGKVKILLDISKVLTSEELVMMEELQRRETKGKDNSSG
- a CDS encoding methyl-accepting chemotaxis protein encodes the protein MFGNMSLGKKLISGFIGVAIVVLIVGLVGYRAATEMKLGTETIVQTFPLSDAAMEMGAAVAGDQLIIMDILVVEDNKALAEHWREHEDNVALFDKYVDGVISGGQVNGGTIYAAKDEKLRQLVKDTDGFHNDKFQPLIKQLYDLKGEEIALSAEAERTMRTLEAAYDDVMEAAEGLEGQVKARIRSLIASGTSAEKIMKKENSWADMAMEIKTTLAESRIRIEEAGQSFEAGALAQLSNEYNEQMDAFDVWISALMKGGSTAEGEISAIDNQNLRNVASDMDKVHDQRFNPAARRFLEIQNKLAVVRADMAEADEAADAIGGKMQSLLEAVEERAGHTVDEAAESSVSVADTSITQIFTGVVIGFIVAIILGVLITRSITRPINVVIEGVGEGAEQVASASAEISSSSQSLAEGATEQAASLEETSSSLEEMSSTVQQNADNAGQAQQLSTVAKDTAVKGANSVNKMIDAVNEINKSSEEVSKIIKVIDEIAFQTNLLALNAAVEAARAGEHGKGFAVVAEEVRNLAGRSAEAAKTTSGLIEESTGKAKMGSELAAESGEVLNEIVSNTTKASDLISEIAAASREQAEGINQVTKAVTQMDQVTQQNSAFSEETASASEELSSQAESLKDLVDRLSEIIGGAGAARTVATVHRAPAVKKIAGPAGPAGQAKAVPGALHKAAAPARKVATQKVVKPNEVIPMDEEEFKEF